One part of the Rutidosis leptorrhynchoides isolate AG116_Rl617_1_P2 chromosome 1, CSIRO_AGI_Rlap_v1, whole genome shotgun sequence genome encodes these proteins:
- the LOC139886567 gene encoding uncharacterized protein, translated as MDTRPFNNNADNQSLQSPSISKPINHFDTTNPHTHNPSNPETVLNNTSSTKETSPTNETDPIEPPPIPDFNTARPYNTTSYQPKPKTIPLESTVITQPITTNTPPSPPRQDTLAIPQPNTVINGPSNHVNDTPVTPSHISGKSNMDSSPQHILTNDLCSPIVTQEHADSVPETLPHHTTNDTPCTTPLNPQSNSPLNFMPAPNATQQTNSDPFNLEPLLYTGKEISKKRKISSTIAKPIIKSKNTSQNPDFKRARSNMLYIKHLARSGQKLRISQLAKRCKSSSNGGGSTSYFSKGSHMNMVHNKKTKKTGSTSSKSLDTFEFGKSIGIRRNNP; from the coding sequence ATGGATACTCGTCCCTTTAATAATAATGCCGATAACCAATCTCTCCAATCTCCTAGCATATCGAAACCCATCAACCACTTTGACACCACAAACCCTCACACCCATAATCCTTCCAATCCCGAAACTGTTTTAAATAATACTAGCTCTACAAAAGAAACTAGCCCAACGAATGAAACTGATCCAATTGAACCACCTCCTATTCCTGATTTTAATACAGCAAGGCCATATAATACCACCTCATATCAACCAAAACCAAAAACCATCCCTTTGGAGTCCACTGTAATCACGCAGCCCATTACCACCAATACCCCCCCAAGCCCACCAAGACAGGATACCCTTGCAATCCCGCAGCCCAACACTGTTATTAACGGCCCATCGAATCATGTAAATGATACCCCTGTTACACCTAGCCACATCTCGGGTAAATCTAATATGGACAGCTCACCTCAACACATTCTAACAAATGATTTATGCTCACCAATAGTGACACAAGAACATGCAGATTCTGTTCCCGAAACCCTCCCTCACCATACCACAAACGACACCCCCTGTACTACCCCTTTAAACCCTCAATCCAACTCTCCATTAAATTTTATGCCTGCCCCTAACGCTACACAACAAACAAATTCCGATCCTTTCAACCTCGAACCTTTACTTTATACGGGTAAAGAAATTTCTAAAAAGAGAAAAATTTCTAGCACCATCGCCAAACCTATCATTAAGTCAAAAAACACCTCTCAAAACCCAGATTTTAAAAGAGCTAGATCCAATATGCTTTACATCAAACATCTAGCTAGAAGTGGCCAAAAGCTTAGAATCTCTCAACTGGCTAAACGTTGTAAGTCCTCGTCTAACGGTGGTGGTAGCACATCCTACTTCTCGAAGGGATCTCATATGAACATGGTACATAACAAAAAGACTAAAAAGACAGGTTCTACCTCTAGCAAAAGCTTGGATACGTTCGAATTCGGGAAAAGCATCGGGATTCGTCGCAACAACCCATGA